The genomic interval GCCAGGACTGAACAGCGAGCGTTCGAGGTCCTGGGTCGTGGTGCGGCTCCAGGAGCTGCGCGGGTCCATGCCGGCGGCCATCATCACGGCGTGAAAGGCAGGCAGATCGTCGAGGTTCACAGGGCGCAGGGTCATGAGGTCACCTCTTCAGACAGCACGAGTTTCAGTTCCGGCAGCGGCGTGAAGCCCAGGGCTTCATACGTGGGCCGACCAGCGTGACTGGCAGTCAGGGTGACGGTGGTCACGCCGCGCGCCCGGCACTCACCGAGCAGGCTGTTCATGAGGATCCGGGCGAGCCGCCTGCCACGGTGACCAGGGTGCACGTACACGTTCATCACGTACGCGCGCGTGCTGCCGGGCGAGTCGGGGCTGGGCGGCAGGTCCGTCCAGAGGATGCCGGCGCCCGCCACGGGGTGCCCGCCGCACTCGATGAGCCGCCCGGTGTACGTACCGGCCGTGAGGGCCCGCGTGTGCCACGCCACGCCCGCCTCATGCACCTGAGCGAGCCGCGCCGGGTCGAGCCCCATGTCCGTGAACATCGCGGTGCGCTGCTCCTGAATCACGGCGGCGTCTGCCGGACCCGCCGCACGCAGGGTGTAGCCGGCGGGGAGGGTCACAGCGTCACCTCGTGCAGGTTCAGGCGCAGTTCCGGCTGCCGGGCGGGCGTGAAGCCCAGGCGCTCGTACACGCCGTACCCCTGCGCGGAGGCGTTCAGGTTCGCGCTGCCAATCCCTTCGGCCTTCGCGGCGCGCAGCAGTGCGAGCGTCAGCGCCGCCGCGAGCCCCTGCCCCCGGCACGCCGGGAGGGTGTACACGCCCAGAATGTGTGCGCGCCGCGCAGACGGGTCGCGGGGGGTGGGCACGGCCGGGAACACCAGCAGGCCCGCACCGGCGACCACCTGACCGTTCACCTCGGCCAGCTGCGCCCGGTACGGCCCGCTGGCCAGGGCGTCCGTGAAGTACGCCGCCCAGCAGGCCTCCGCCCCGGCCTCCACAGCCACGCCCATGTCGGTGAACATCGCGGCGCGGAACCGGGCGAGCACGGCCGCGTCCGCAGGGGTGGCGGCGCGCAGGGTAGGCGCGGAGGCGGTCATGCCCCTCAGACCTGCGCGGGGTCCTGATCGGCCGGCGCAGCGTTCGGGGTGGCCTTGGCCTTCACGCGCGCCTGAACCCGCATGCGCAGGGCGTTGAGCTTGATGAACGCGCCGGCGTCATGCTGGTTGTAGTCGCCGCCGGCCTCGAAGCTCACGAGGTCCTTGTCGTACAGGCTCTGCGGGGCCTTGCGCCCGGCGACGATGACGTTCCCGCGGTACAGCTTCAGGCGGGCGGTGCCGGTCACGGACTGCGCGACGTGATCGAAGTACACCTGCAGCGCCTCGCGTTCCGGCGCGAACCAGAAGCCGTTGTACACGAGCTCGGCGTACTTGGGTGACAGCGCGTCGCGCTGGTGCAGCACCTCACGGTCCAGGGTCAGGCTCTCCACGGCGCGCCGGGCGTGGTACAGGAGGGTGCCGCCGGGCGTTTCGTACACGCCGCGGCTCTTCATGCCCACGAAGCGGTTCTCCACGAGGTCCAGGCGGCCCACGCCGTGCCTGCCGCCCAGCTCGTTTGCCCTGGCGAGCAGCGCGGCGGGGCTCAGCGCCTCGCCGTTGATGGCGACAGGGTCGCCGTTCAGGAATTCAACCTCCACGTACTCGGGTTCAGCGGGGGCCTCGGTGGGGTCCACGGTGAGTTTGAACATGTGTGCGGGCGGTTCCGCCCAGG from Deinococcus taeanensis carries:
- a CDS encoding GNAT family N-acetyltransferase; amino-acid sequence: MTLPAGYTLRAAGPADAAVIQEQRTAMFTDMGLDPARLAQVHEAGVAWHTRALTAGTYTGRLIECGGHPVAGAGILWTDLPPSPDSPGSTRAYVMNVYVHPGHRGRRLARILMNSLLGECRARGVTTVTLTASHAGRPTYEALGFTPLPELKLVLSEEVTS
- a CDS encoding GNAT family N-acetyltransferase gives rise to the protein MTASAPTLRAATPADAAVLARFRAAMFTDMGVAVEAGAEACWAAYFTDALASGPYRAQLAEVNGQVVAGAGLLVFPAVPTPRDPSARRAHILGVYTLPACRGQGLAAALTLALLRAAKAEGIGSANLNASAQGYGVYERLGFTPARQPELRLNLHEVTL
- a CDS encoding argininosuccinate synthase; the encoded protein is MAKDKIVLAYSGGLDTSIILKWLQTEKNYDVVCFTADLGQGDEVEEARVKALNTGAVAAYALDLREEFVRDYVFPMFRTSALYEGYYLLGTSIARPLIAKKMVEIAEKEGAVAVSHGATGKGNDQVRFEMTAYALKPDIVTVAPWRDWTFQGRADLETFAHEHGIPVPTTKKDPWSTDANLLHISYEGGILEDPWAEPPAHMFKLTVDPTEAPAEPEYVEVEFLNGDPVAINGEALSPAALLARANELGGRHGVGRLDLVENRFVGMKSRGVYETPGGTLLYHARRAVESLTLDREVLHQRDALSPKYAELVYNGFWFAPEREALQVYFDHVAQSVTGTARLKLYRGNVIVAGRKAPQSLYDKDLVSFEAGGDYNQHDAGAFIKLNALRMRVQARVKAKATPNAAPADQDPAQV